CGACGGTATAGCCATCCGTTTTTTTTGCCAGCAGTTCCAAAGCGGCGAAATAAGATCCATAAGATCCGCGGACATGATCGTCCGAGCCCAGAAAGTGCACCCAGCCGTTTTCCACCAGGGTCCATGCCGTCTTACGAACTTTCTCACCATAGAAGCCAAGCAAACTGGATGCGTTCACTTGCAAATAGACGTTTTTATCGATCAAGTCTCGCGCCTCTGTGGGTTTGCGCATGATGCTGACATAGCGTTCTGCATGAGCCAACACGGGCTTGATACCCTTGCGCAGCAGAGGAAAGACGTTTGCGTAGAAATCGCTCGGCAGTCCATTAAGCTCGGATTCCAGCAGCACGTAATCCGAATCTCCCAAATATAGCCCCTTTGCCACAATGTCATCCAGGATACCCGGTTGTAAAAATATCTCAAACCCAGGATGGAGCATGATATTCATATCCGCGGCAGAAACCGCAGCGCTCAGCTCTTCAAACCTGGCGTCATAAACATCGCGCGAGTATTCATAGTGCCCCTTGAAATAGTGCGAGGTGAGAAACACGTGCTCAATTCCGCCTTCAGCCATCAGACGAAGCTGTTTGACCGATTTGTCGATATCATCGGAGCCGTCGTC
This is a stretch of genomic DNA from Candidatus Cloacimonadaceae bacterium. It encodes these proteins:
- a CDS encoding CpsB/CapC family capsule biosynthesis tyrosine phosphatase codes for the protein MIDVHCHIIPKLDDGSDDIDKSVKQLRLMAEGGIEHVFLTSHYFKGHYEYSRDVYDARFEELSAAVSAADMNIMLHPGFEIFLQPGILDDIVAKGLYLGDSDYVLLESELNGLPSDFYANVFPLLRKGIKPVLAHAERYVSIMRKPTEARDLIDKNVYLQVNASSLLGFYGEKVRKTAWTLVENGWVHFLGSDDHVRGSYGSYFAALELLAKKTDGYTVELLTQKYPHAILENHSIPYRYVQVERPRHKHRKKSLWRRVFS